The following coding sequences are from one Pseudonocardia sp. HH130630-07 window:
- a CDS encoding type II CAAX endopeptidase family protein, with protein sequence MTIQNERPRHAPPVRSGRGVAGLIRRRPLTAFCTLALGMSWLAWLPYVLSENGIGVWSFRFPELLGTAQFLGVLPGAYLGPIASAVLVTAIADGRPGLRRWVGRMWRWRVSGRWYAVTLLGVPAAMVATGYVFSGGQIAAPTTMALAAYIPGLLIQMLTTGLAEEPGWRDFALPRLQRRFGPLTGSMILGPLWALWHVPLFLTDWGGYPDAGWVRPVAFTVFCVAFNLVMTWVFNRTGESLPLSMLLHVSVNNFASIVWADMFPTIDADGAIVAMAGGAVVAAVVVVAGTRGRLGYRVPAA encoded by the coding sequence ATGACGATCCAGAACGAGAGGCCCCGGCACGCACCCCCGGTGCGGTCCGGGCGGGGCGTGGCGGGCCTGATCCGCCGTCGGCCGCTGACCGCCTTCTGCACGCTCGCGCTCGGCATGAGCTGGCTGGCCTGGCTGCCCTACGTGCTGTCGGAGAACGGCATCGGCGTGTGGTCCTTCCGGTTCCCCGAGCTGCTGGGCACCGCCCAGTTCCTCGGCGTGCTGCCCGGTGCCTACCTGGGACCGATCGCCTCGGCGGTGCTCGTCACGGCGATCGCCGACGGCCGCCCGGGCCTGCGGCGCTGGGTCGGGCGGATGTGGCGCTGGCGGGTGAGCGGGCGGTGGTACGCGGTGACCCTGCTCGGTGTCCCGGCGGCCATGGTCGCGACCGGATACGTGTTCTCCGGCGGCCAGATCGCCGCCCCGACGACGATGGCGCTCGCCGCCTACATCCCCGGCCTGCTGATCCAGATGCTGACCACCGGCCTGGCCGAGGAGCCCGGCTGGCGCGACTTCGCGCTGCCCCGGCTGCAGCGCCGCTTCGGGCCGCTGACCGGGTCGATGATCCTCGGACCGCTCTGGGCCCTCTGGCACGTCCCGCTGTTCCTCACCGACTGGGGCGGCTACCCGGACGCGGGCTGGGTCCGCCCGGTCGCCTTCACCGTCTTCTGCGTGGCCTTCAACCTGGTGATGACGTGGGTGTTCAACCGGACGGGGGAGAGCCTCCCGCTGTCGATGCTGCTGCACGTGAGCGTCAACAACTTCGCGTCGATCGTGTGGGCCGACATGTTCCCGACGATCGACGCCGACGGTGCGATCGTGGCGATGGCGGGGGGTGCGGTGGTCGCCGCCGTCGTGGTCGTGGCCGGCACCCGGGGGCGGCTCGGCTACCGCGTACCGGCCGCGTGA
- a CDS encoding ABC transporter permease → MPRIELGSYIEAFVLWLLQVAGGFFDGIGAVVTVVVDGVTTVFTGPPWWLWLVLLVALALLVRGPAFAAFTLVGFALVSSFDLWTETMETFGLVLVAALIAVAVGIPLGIWAARSPAASRTLRPLLDLMQTVPAFVYLIPVVLLFGIGVVPGVVATIVFSIAPAVRLTELGIRGVDGEVVEAAHAFGAHPRQILREVQLPMALPSIMAGVNQVIMLALSMVVVAGLAGADGLGTVVVSAVTQLDIGTGAEGGLAVVIVAIFLDRFTSALAERPGSSLLTTLRARSNPAATPGAAAGLGVATAAAGAGR, encoded by the coding sequence ATGCCCAGGATCGAGCTCGGGAGCTACATCGAGGCCTTCGTCCTGTGGCTGCTGCAGGTCGCCGGCGGGTTCTTCGACGGCATCGGCGCGGTCGTCACCGTCGTCGTGGACGGGGTGACGACGGTCTTCACCGGACCGCCGTGGTGGTTGTGGCTGGTGCTGCTGGTCGCGCTCGCGCTGCTGGTGCGCGGCCCGGCGTTCGCCGCGTTCACGCTGGTCGGATTCGCGCTGGTGTCGTCGTTCGACCTGTGGACCGAGACGATGGAGACGTTCGGCCTGGTACTGGTCGCGGCGCTGATCGCGGTCGCCGTGGGCATCCCGCTCGGCATCTGGGCCGCGCGCAGCCCGGCGGCGAGCCGCACCCTGCGGCCGCTGCTCGACCTCATGCAGACCGTCCCGGCGTTCGTCTACCTGATCCCGGTCGTGCTGCTGTTCGGCATCGGTGTGGTGCCCGGCGTCGTGGCGACGATCGTGTTCTCGATCGCGCCCGCGGTGCGGCTCACCGAGCTGGGCATCCGCGGCGTCGACGGCGAGGTCGTCGAGGCGGCCCACGCGTTCGGCGCCCATCCCCGGCAGATCCTGCGCGAGGTGCAGCTGCCGATGGCGCTGCCGTCGATCATGGCCGGGGTGAACCAGGTGATCATGCTGGCGCTGTCGATGGTCGTCGTCGCGGGGCTCGCGGGGGCCGACGGTCTGGGCACCGTCGTCGTCAGCGCGGTGACCCAGCTCGACATCGGCACCGGTGCCGAGGGCGGGCTGGCGGTGGTGATCGTCGCGATCTTCCTCGACCGCTTCACCTCGGCGCTGGCGGAGCGGCCCGGGTCGAGCCTGCTCACGACGCTGCGCGCCCGCTCGAACCCGGCCGCCACCCCGGGCGCGGCCGCCGGCCTGGGAGTGGCGACCGCGGCAGCCGGCGCGGGTCGCTGA
- a CDS encoding NAD(P)/FAD-dependent oxidoreductase: protein MTPDRTPTGRPDERTHVVVLGAGYLAIWSARALVRHGRGRLRVTVVAPSPVHAFHGWTGEVISGELPTTAPHSPIAEALPRATHVRGKAVRVDREARTVEVELTDGGSTRLEYDQLVVGVGAQEKVDLVPGMAEHAFTLREAIRAGRLVEHLDERVAQARAVPAGERADGALDVVVVGGGLAGAETAIAIAQRLERNGARTEGGRVRVVSASETIGREFSPALRARLVAALTANGIEVLAPARVVRVAADGVELSDGTWIAATTTVATVGNRAVSVPGLDDLPRSEQGRLVVDDTFRAAPRVWAGGDAAEIPLPSGEPCPKDAAWAIGQGSWLGRNVALVLAGRDPRPFTWRSVGVTAGLGGGEALLDAWGMPFHGRMAWMSRAMFFGSYLPSRRQLGRVLNGLVRSRTRRARPAVGAATPDTARSGR from the coding sequence ATGACCCCCGATCGCACCCCCACCGGCCGCCCCGACGAGCGCACCCACGTCGTCGTCCTGGGGGCCGGCTACCTCGCCATCTGGTCCGCCCGCGCGCTCGTGCGGCACGGACGCGGCCGGCTGCGGGTCACGGTCGTCGCACCGTCGCCGGTGCACGCCTTCCACGGGTGGACCGGTGAGGTCATCTCCGGTGAGCTGCCGACGACGGCGCCGCACAGCCCGATCGCCGAGGCTCTCCCGCGGGCCACGCACGTGCGCGGGAAGGCCGTCCGGGTGGACCGGGAGGCGCGCACGGTCGAGGTCGAGCTCACCGACGGCGGCAGCACCCGGCTGGAGTACGACCAGCTCGTCGTCGGCGTCGGTGCGCAGGAGAAGGTGGACCTGGTCCCCGGCATGGCCGAGCACGCGTTCACCCTGCGGGAGGCGATCCGGGCCGGCCGGCTCGTCGAGCACCTCGACGAGCGCGTCGCGCAGGCCCGCGCGGTGCCGGCCGGCGAGCGGGCCGACGGGGCGCTGGACGTGGTCGTCGTCGGTGGCGGGCTGGCCGGTGCCGAGACCGCGATCGCGATCGCGCAGCGGCTGGAGCGCAACGGTGCCCGCACCGAGGGCGGCCGGGTGCGGGTGGTGTCGGCCTCGGAGACGATCGGCCGGGAGTTCTCCCCGGCGCTGCGCGCCCGGCTGGTCGCGGCGCTCACCGCGAACGGCATCGAGGTGCTGGCCCCGGCCCGGGTGGTCCGGGTCGCCGCGGACGGCGTCGAGCTGTCCGACGGGACGTGGATCGCGGCGACGACCACGGTCGCGACGGTCGGGAACCGGGCGGTGTCGGTCCCCGGCCTGGACGACCTGCCGCGCAGCGAGCAGGGCCGCCTGGTCGTCGACGACACGTTCCGGGCCGCCCCGCGGGTGTGGGCCGGCGGGGACGCGGCCGAGATCCCGCTCCCGTCGGGCGAGCCGTGCCCGAAGGACGCGGCCTGGGCCATCGGCCAGGGCAGCTGGCTGGGTCGCAACGTCGCCCTCGTGCTCGCCGGCCGGGACCCGCGCCCGTTCACCTGGCGCAGCGTCGGGGTCACCGCCGGGCTCGGTGGTGGCGAGGCCCTGCTCGATGCGTGGGGGATGCCGTTCCACGGCCGGATGGCCTGGATGTCGCGGGCGATGTTCTTCGGCTCCTACCTGCCCTCGCGGCGCCAGCTCGGCCGGGTGCTGAACGGGCTCGTGCGGTCCCGCACGAGGCGGGCACGCCCGGCGGTCGGCGCCGCCACCCCGGACACCGCCCGCTCGGGCAGGTGA
- a CDS encoding sensor histidine kinase — MAVPRPAHLVTAAACAVFSLVLLLVLPVVAADDPSLGSAPSPGGPGWWAVTAVLLAQAVLVAFVARAPAVVLPLITGLPVALVWAEPGSVFTLTAIAEIAAVFVAVVARPLRGWWPYLVLAGVLLAAGQFGSSVRTGVDVGTAAVGGAGQALVVLGLPLLLGSTLAAQRAAAEARRHEVRALRREQDALLQAVTARERAAMSRELHDIAAHHMSGIAVLAAAMGRQVDTDPAAAKRSAAQVREQSRAVLDDLRRLVGLLRSDADVNRPVATLATIATLVEGHRATGAEVALHLPEDLPEPGPLAQLVAHRTVQESLTNAAVHAPGAPCTVRVEALPDGGVGLSVRNGRATGPDPGPGSGFGLLGMAERARLVGAGLVHGPTADGGWEVGLRLPPPDVVGTVPAVPPSSGKDTA; from the coding sequence GTGGCCGTGCCCCGACCGGCACACCTGGTGACCGCCGCGGCCTGCGCGGTGTTCTCGCTGGTGCTGCTGCTGGTGCTGCCCGTCGTCGCCGCCGACGACCCGTCGCTGGGCTCGGCGCCGTCGCCGGGCGGTCCCGGCTGGTGGGCCGTCACCGCGGTGCTGCTGGCGCAGGCCGTGCTGGTGGCGTTCGTGGCCCGGGCACCGGCGGTCGTGCTGCCGCTGATCACCGGCCTGCCGGTGGCGCTGGTCTGGGCCGAGCCGGGATCGGTGTTCACCCTGACCGCGATCGCCGAGATCGCGGCCGTGTTCGTCGCCGTCGTGGCCCGGCCGCTGCGCGGCTGGTGGCCCTACCTCGTGCTGGCCGGCGTGCTGCTGGCCGCCGGGCAGTTCGGCAGCAGCGTCCGCACCGGGGTCGACGTCGGCACGGCCGCCGTCGGTGGCGCGGGCCAGGCGCTCGTCGTGCTCGGCCTGCCGCTGCTGCTCGGGTCGACGCTCGCCGCGCAGCGGGCCGCGGCCGAGGCGCGCCGCCACGAGGTGCGGGCCCTGCGCCGCGAGCAGGACGCGCTGCTGCAGGCGGTGACGGCGCGCGAGCGGGCGGCGATGTCGCGGGAGCTGCACGACATCGCCGCCCACCACATGTCCGGGATCGCGGTGCTGGCCGCGGCGATGGGGCGGCAGGTCGACACCGACCCGGCGGCGGCGAAGCGGTCCGCCGCACAGGTCCGCGAACAGAGCCGGGCCGTCCTCGACGACCTGCGGCGCCTGGTCGGCCTGCTGCGCAGCGACGCCGACGTGAACCGGCCGGTCGCCACCCTCGCCACGATCGCGACGCTGGTGGAGGGGCACCGCGCGACCGGGGCGGAGGTCGCCCTGCACCTTCCGGAGGACCTGCCGGAGCCCGGTCCGCTGGCCCAGCTCGTCGCCCACCGCACGGTGCAGGAGTCCCTCACGAACGCCGCCGTGCACGCACCGGGCGCACCGTGCACGGTGCGGGTCGAGGCGCTGCCCGACGGCGGGGTGGGCCTGTCGGTCCGCAACGGCCGCGCCACCGGACCCGATCCCGGGCCGGGCAGCGGGTTCGGGCTGCTCGGCATGGCCGAGCGGGCCCGGCTGGTCGGCGCCGGTCTCGTGCACGGGCCGACCGCGGACGGCGGCTGGGAGGTCGGGCTGCGGCTCCCGCCACCCGACGTCGTCGGTACGGTGCCCGCCGTACCGCCGTCGTCCGGGAAGGACACCGCATGA
- a CDS encoding quaternary amine ABC transporter ATP-binding protein → MIEVRNLTKVFGDAAAVDEAVRLAGDGVGRGEILQRTGATLAVHDVSFDIAPGELFVIMGLSGSGKSTLVRLLNRLIEPTSGSIGVDGRDLGSLGDAELRTLRNERIAMVFQHFALLPHRTVRQNAEYGLQIRGVAAAQRRERAEWALDQVGLADRADATPAQLSGGMQQRVGLARALASDTDVLLMDEPYSALDPLIRRDMQQLLVRLQKDLRKTIVFITHDLNEAMLLGDRILLLKDGRLVQVGTGPEILESPADDYVAEFVADVDRSRVLTAADVVVEPRITVRLDERPADVLVRLGRAEATGAYVLDDDHRILGVVRDDRLGVAAARHATAIEPSALVEEFRTTEPDRPLIDLLHQVGRNPVPLGVVEDGRLTGVVPRGVVLAALSTEDAPSAHESAGAPADGGNA, encoded by the coding sequence ATGATCGAGGTCCGCAACCTCACCAAGGTCTTCGGCGACGCCGCGGCGGTCGACGAGGCCGTGCGCCTCGCCGGTGACGGCGTCGGCCGGGGCGAGATCCTGCAGCGCACCGGCGCCACGCTGGCCGTGCACGACGTCTCCTTCGACATCGCCCCCGGCGAGCTGTTCGTGATCATGGGCCTGTCCGGCTCCGGGAAGTCGACGCTGGTCCGGCTGCTGAACCGGCTGATCGAGCCGACCTCGGGCTCGATCGGGGTCGACGGTCGCGATCTCGGCTCGCTCGGCGACGCGGAGCTGCGCACGCTGCGCAACGAGCGGATCGCGATGGTGTTCCAGCACTTCGCGCTGCTGCCGCACCGCACGGTCCGGCAGAACGCCGAGTACGGCCTGCAGATCCGCGGTGTCGCCGCGGCGCAGCGCCGGGAACGGGCCGAGTGGGCGCTCGACCAGGTCGGGCTCGCCGACCGGGCCGACGCGACACCCGCCCAGCTCTCCGGCGGCATGCAGCAGCGGGTCGGGCTGGCCAGGGCGCTGGCCAGCGACACCGACGTCCTGCTGATGGACGAGCCCTACTCCGCCCTCGACCCGCTGATCCGTCGCGACATGCAGCAGCTGCTGGTCCGGCTGCAGAAGGACCTGCGGAAGACGATCGTCTTCATCACCCACGACCTCAACGAGGCCATGCTGCTGGGTGACCGGATCCTGCTGCTCAAGGACGGGCGGCTGGTCCAGGTCGGCACCGGCCCGGAGATCCTGGAGTCCCCGGCCGACGACTACGTGGCCGAGTTCGTCGCCGACGTCGACCGCAGCCGGGTGCTCACCGCCGCGGACGTCGTCGTGGAGCCGCGGATCACCGTCCGGCTCGACGAGCGGCCGGCCGACGTGCTCGTCCGGCTCGGCCGGGCCGAGGCCACCGGTGCCTACGTCCTGGACGACGACCACCGCATCCTCGGGGTCGTCCGGGACGACCGGCTGGGCGTGGCCGCGGCCCGCCACGCGACCGCGATCGAGCCCTCGGCGCTGGTCGAGGAGTTCCGGACCACCGAGCCGGACCGCCCGCTGATCGACCTGCTGCACCAGGTCGGCCGCAACCCGGTGCCGCTCGGCGTCGTCGAGGACGGCCGGCTGACCGGCGTCGTCCCGCGCGGGGTCGTGCTCGCGGCACTGTCGACCGAGGACGCACCGTCCGCACACGAGTCCGCCGGTGCCCCGGCCGACGGGGGGAACGCCTGA
- a CDS encoding glycine betaine ABC transporter substrate-binding protein, with product MADPPPAVARPRHLRLFVALLALLLAGSGCASTGNDGATVRMAQFPWSAAKLTNAILAEVVATHPELGVGELKTIQVGPATAWAGAQRGDVDALTEVAMPNQSELAAKAADRIELVHPTYSGAEQGWYVPSYATEPGQPLAGLTDVGQLNDYADALGGRLVDSDPSFLTTEYNAKRLAGYGLDLEQVTSSEAAQIAELRRAYERRQPILVYLYRPHYIFQELQMTKLSEPNPARDDCYTTGDGACAMPAYSAWTAGSTEPGALPPRFDALLRRLEIPLADVEEMLKRVDVDNEDVELVAGDYVAANPDRVRAWVGDAA from the coding sequence GTGGCCGATCCGCCCCCTGCCGTGGCCCGGCCACGGCACCTCCGCCTGTTCGTGGCCCTGCTCGCGCTCCTGCTCGCCGGCTCCGGCTGCGCTTCGACCGGGAACGACGGCGCCACCGTCCGGATGGCGCAGTTCCCGTGGAGCGCCGCGAAGCTGACCAACGCCATCCTGGCCGAGGTCGTCGCGACCCATCCCGAGCTGGGCGTCGGGGAGCTGAAGACGATCCAGGTCGGGCCGGCGACCGCCTGGGCGGGTGCCCAGCGCGGCGACGTCGACGCCCTCACCGAGGTCGCGATGCCCAACCAGTCCGAGCTGGCCGCGAAGGCCGCGGACCGGATCGAGCTGGTGCACCCGACCTACTCCGGTGCCGAGCAGGGCTGGTACGTGCCGAGCTACGCCACGGAGCCCGGCCAGCCGCTCGCCGGGCTCACCGACGTGGGCCAGCTCAACGACTACGCCGACGCGCTCGGCGGCCGGCTCGTCGACTCCGACCCGAGCTTCCTGACCACCGAGTACAACGCCAAGCGCCTGGCCGGCTACGGGCTGGACCTGGAACAGGTGACCTCCAGCGAGGCGGCGCAGATCGCCGAGCTGCGCCGGGCCTACGAGCGCCGCCAGCCGATCCTGGTCTACCTCTACCGGCCGCACTACATCTTCCAGGAGCTGCAGATGACCAAGCTCTCGGAGCCGAACCCGGCCCGCGACGACTGCTACACCACCGGCGACGGCGCCTGCGCGATGCCGGCGTACTCGGCGTGGACGGCGGGCAGCACCGAGCCGGGTGCGCTGCCCCCGCGGTTCGACGCCCTGCTGCGGCGCCTGGAGATCCCGCTGGCCGACGTCGAGGAGATGCTCAAGCGGGTGGACGTCGACAACGAGGACGTCGAGCTGGTGGCCGGGGACTACGTCGCGGCGAACCCCGACCGCGTCCGGGCCTGGGTCGGTGACGCCGCATGA
- a CDS encoding response regulator, producing MIRVLIADDQHLVRTGLSALLGAEPDLEVVGVAEDGDQALTMARELRPDIACLDIRMPGRNGIEVTRELSGPDAAVVVPVLVLTTFDLDDYVFGALEAGASGFLLKDSDPDDIVRAVHQVVAGQGTIDQTLTRRVLREFVQRRSLQPVAGRRVEDLLTPREHEILLLLAQGMSNEDIARALVVEVSTVKSHLARMLPKLGVTSRLQAVVWAYQNRVVAVPGPPA from the coding sequence ATGATCCGCGTGCTCATCGCCGACGACCAGCACCTCGTGCGGACCGGGCTGAGCGCGTTGCTCGGCGCCGAACCGGACCTCGAGGTCGTCGGTGTCGCCGAGGACGGCGACCAGGCACTCACGATGGCCCGGGAGCTGCGGCCGGACATCGCCTGCCTCGACATCCGGATGCCGGGTCGCAACGGGATCGAGGTGACCAGGGAGCTGTCCGGGCCGGACGCCGCCGTCGTGGTCCCGGTGCTGGTTCTGACCACGTTCGACCTGGACGACTACGTCTTCGGGGCGCTGGAGGCGGGCGCCTCGGGGTTCCTGCTCAAGGACAGCGACCCCGACGACATCGTGCGCGCGGTGCACCAGGTGGTCGCCGGGCAGGGCACCATCGACCAGACGCTGACCCGGCGGGTGCTGCGCGAGTTCGTGCAGCGGCGCAGCCTGCAGCCGGTGGCGGGCCGGCGGGTGGAGGACCTGCTCACGCCGCGCGAGCACGAGATCCTGCTGCTGCTCGCCCAGGGGATGTCCAACGAGGACATCGCGCGGGCGCTGGTGGTGGAGGTGTCGACGGTGAAGTCGCACCTGGCCCGGATGCTGCCCAAGCTCGGGGTGACCTCGCGCCTGCAGGCCGTCGTGTGGGCGTACCAGAACCGGGTCGTCGCCGTCCCCGGGCCGCCGGCCTGA
- the car gene encoding carboxylic acid reductase yields MTTTPATTQATPAAGAAALAERSAALAAELGRHDAEFRAARPDDDVRAAATEPGLSLATSIDRLMRGYADRAAVGWREVAAVVDPSTGRVTGTLGDTFATVTYAAVWDRARTLATAWSRLGVGAGDPVATLGFTSADYALVDLAVIALGAVAVPLQPGAPQAQLRGIAGDTGARVLAVSTHCLAAATGPAEGCPALREVLVFDHDPRLDDHRERLETARAALRPSGREVRTVQEVLAGHAGVPFVPLFEPAEPADRLALLSYTSGSTGVPKGAMYPQRLVLALLNGEGITTSLPAISLAYLPMSHLMGRHAVLSTFGRGGTNMFAASGDLSTLFDDLALVRPTGITTVPRVLDMLHDLYRARLQLRTGGGREPDGTDTAEVLADLRDRVLGGRILQAFVGGAPVSAATKAFTEACLGVPLVEGFGATECGMVVVNGTVSRPPTIDYKLVDVPEFGYFSTDRPYPRGELLVRSTRMFAGYHGRPEATAAAFDEEGFYRTGDIVARTGPDRLVHLDRRNTVQKLSQGHFVALARVEAALTADADIEQVFVHGDSERSYLLAVVVPARHLLDAALSDEQLRDRSVEALRRAARAAGLEGYETPRDVLVEREPFDLANGLLSDVRKLLRPQLRARYGEQLDRLYDEHARTESDELAALRERAAGLAPEEVVARVVRARLRCPAADTVPGARLVDLGGDSLTAVSLSALLGDVLGVEVPASVLVDPAADLRSIAAYVRDRQRSADRLATAAAVHGPGAGVVRAADLEPERFVDAAVLAAAAALPAPPAAPPRTVLLTGATGFLGRFLCLEWLERVSPAGGSVVCVVRAADDAAARRRLDEALSGDPELERRFGERAADRLEVLAGDLGAPRLGLDERTWADLADRVDAVVHPGALVNHALPYEQLFAPNVAGTAEVLRFALTGRLKPVTFLSSVAVADQMDPARFDEQGDIREVSPQRTPSADYASGYATSKWAGEVLLRTAHERYGLPVTVFRSSMLLAHPGYAGQLNTTDVFTRLLSSVLTTGIAPGSFAPGSAARPYDGLPVDFAAAAVAALGAAPSRDFRTFHMANPHADGPSLDDVVDWLVEDGHPITRLAEHDAWRSRTETALRALPERRRRGSILPALAYLDREGAAGSAPVPVERFRAAVRAARPGGHADVPRLDRGLVAKYVADLRRHEML; encoded by the coding sequence ATGACCACGACCCCGGCGACGACCCAGGCGACCCCGGCAGCGGGCGCGGCCGCGCTCGCCGAGCGCTCCGCCGCTCTCGCGGCGGAGCTGGGGCGGCACGACGCGGAGTTCCGTGCCGCCCGCCCGGACGACGACGTGCGGGCGGCGGCGACCGAACCCGGGCTGAGCCTCGCCACGAGCATCGACCGCCTGATGCGCGGCTACGCCGACCGCGCGGCGGTCGGATGGCGCGAGGTGGCGGCCGTCGTGGACCCGTCGACCGGCCGGGTCACCGGCACCCTCGGGGACACCTTCGCCACCGTGACCTACGCCGCGGTGTGGGACCGGGCGCGCACGCTGGCCACCGCCTGGTCCCGGCTCGGTGTCGGCGCCGGCGACCCGGTCGCGACGCTGGGCTTCACCAGCGCGGACTACGCGCTCGTCGATCTCGCGGTGATCGCGCTCGGGGCCGTCGCCGTCCCGCTGCAGCCGGGTGCCCCGCAGGCGCAGCTGCGCGGGATCGCCGGGGACACCGGGGCCCGCGTGCTCGCCGTGAGCACGCACTGCCTCGCGGCGGCGACCGGGCCGGCCGAGGGCTGCCCGGCGCTGCGCGAGGTGCTGGTCTTCGACCACGACCCGCGGCTCGACGACCACCGCGAGCGATTGGAGACGGCCCGCGCGGCGCTGCGGCCCTCCGGTCGCGAGGTCCGCACGGTGCAGGAGGTGCTGGCCGGGCACGCCGGTGTCCCGTTCGTCCCGCTGTTCGAGCCCGCGGAGCCCGCCGACCGGCTGGCGCTGCTGTCCTACACCTCCGGCAGCACCGGTGTGCCCAAGGGCGCCATGTACCCGCAGCGGCTGGTCCTGGCCCTGCTGAACGGCGAGGGCATCACCACCTCGCTGCCGGCGATCTCGCTCGCCTACCTGCCGATGAGCCACCTCATGGGCCGGCACGCGGTGCTGAGCACGTTCGGCCGCGGCGGCACGAACATGTTCGCGGCGAGCGGCGACCTGTCGACGCTGTTCGACGACCTCGCGCTCGTGCGCCCGACCGGCATCACCACGGTGCCGCGGGTGCTCGACATGCTCCACGACCTGTACCGCGCCCGGCTGCAGCTGCGCACCGGGGGCGGGCGCGAGCCGGACGGGACCGACACCGCCGAGGTGCTCGCCGACCTGCGCGACCGGGTGCTGGGCGGGCGGATCCTGCAGGCGTTCGTCGGCGGCGCACCGGTCTCGGCGGCCACGAAGGCCTTCACCGAGGCGTGCCTGGGTGTCCCCCTGGTGGAGGGGTTCGGCGCCACCGAGTGCGGGATGGTCGTGGTGAACGGCACCGTGAGCCGGCCACCGACGATCGACTACAAGCTCGTCGACGTGCCCGAGTTCGGCTACTTCTCCACCGACCGGCCGTACCCCCGCGGCGAGCTGCTGGTCCGCAGCACCCGGATGTTCGCCGGCTACCACGGCCGGCCCGAGGCGACCGCCGCCGCGTTCGACGAGGAGGGCTTCTACCGCACCGGCGACATCGTGGCCCGGACCGGCCCGGACCGGCTCGTGCACCTCGACCGCCGCAACACGGTGCAGAAGCTGTCCCAGGGCCATTTCGTCGCGCTCGCCAGGGTCGAGGCCGCGCTGACGGCCGACGCCGACATCGAGCAGGTCTTCGTCCACGGCGACAGCGAGCGGTCCTACCTGCTCGCCGTGGTCGTCCCGGCCCGGCACCTGCTCGACGCCGCACTGTCCGACGAGCAGCTGCGGGACCGGTCCGTCGAGGCACTGCGCCGTGCGGCGCGGGCCGCCGGGCTGGAGGGCTACGAGACCCCGCGCGACGTGCTCGTCGAGCGGGAGCCCTTCGACCTCGCGAACGGCCTGCTGTCCGACGTGCGCAAGCTGCTGCGCCCCCAGCTGCGGGCGCGCTACGGCGAGCAGCTCGACCGGCTCTACGACGAGCACGCCCGCACGGAGTCCGACGAGCTGGCGGCGCTGCGGGAGCGGGCCGCCGGCCTGGCACCGGAGGAGGTCGTGGCCCGGGTCGTGCGGGCCCGGCTGCGGTGCCCGGCCGCCGACACCGTGCCCGGCGCCCGGCTGGTCGACCTGGGCGGGGACTCGCTCACCGCCGTCTCGCTGTCCGCGCTGCTGGGTGACGTGCTGGGCGTCGAGGTCCCGGCGAGCGTGCTCGTCGACCCGGCGGCCGACCTGCGCTCGATCGCCGCGTACGTCCGGGACCGGCAGCGGTCCGCCGACCGGCTCGCCACGGCGGCCGCGGTGCACGGCCCGGGCGCCGGCGTCGTCCGGGCCGCGGACCTGGAGCCGGAGCGGTTCGTCGACGCGGCGGTCCTGGCGGCCGCCGCCGCGCTGCCCGCGCCGCCGGCGGCGCCGCCGCGGACCGTGCTGCTCACCGGCGCGACCGGCTTCCTCGGCCGGTTCCTGTGCCTGGAGTGGCTGGAGCGCGTCTCGCCGGCCGGCGGGAGCGTGGTGTGCGTGGTCCGCGCCGCGGACGACGCGGCCGCCCGCCGCCGCCTCGACGAGGCGCTGTCCGGGGACCCGGAGCTGGAGCGGCGCTTCGGCGAGCGGGCGGCGGACCGGCTCGAGGTGCTGGCCGGTGACCTCGGCGCCCCGAGGCTCGGCCTGGACGAGCGGACCTGGGCGGATCTGGCCGACCGGGTCGACGCGGTGGTGCACCCCGGCGCCCTGGTGAACCACGCGCTGCCCTACGAGCAGCTGTTCGCCCCGAACGTCGCCGGGACCGCGGAGGTCCTCCGGTTCGCGCTGACCGGGCGGCTCAAGCCGGTCACCTTCCTCTCCTCGGTCGCCGTCGCCGACCAGATGGACCCCGCGCGGTTCGACGAGCAGGGCGACATCCGCGAGGTGAGCCCGCAGCGCACGCCGAGCGCGGACTACGCGAGCGGCTACGCCACCAGCAAGTGGGCCGGCGAGGTGCTGCTCCGCACGGCGCACGAGCGCTACGGGCTGCCCGTCACCGTGTTCCGGTCCTCGATGCTGCTCGCCCACCCCGGCTACGCCGGGCAGCTCAACACCACCGACGTCTTCACCAGGCTGCTGTCGAGCGTCCTCACCACCGGGATCGCCCCGGGCTCCTTCGCCCCGGGGTCGGCGGCCCGGCCCTACGACGGCCTGCCGGTCGACTTCGCCGCCGCGGCCGTCGCGGCGCTCGGGGCCGCACCGAGCCGGGACTTCCGGACGTTCCACATGGCCAACCCGCACGCGGACGGACCGTCGCTGGACGACGTGGTCGACTGGCTGGTCGAGGACGGGCACCCGATCACCCGGCTCGCGGAGCACGACGCGTGGCGCAGCCGGACCGAGACGGCGCTGCGAGCCCTGCCGGAGCGCCGGCGACGTGGGTCGATCCTGCCCGCGCTGGCCTACCTGGACCGGGAGGGTGCGGCCGGCTCGGCCCCGGTGCCGGTCGAGCGGTTCCGTGCGGCGGTCCGCGCTGCCCGGCCGGGCGGCCACGCCGACGTGCCCCGCCTGGACCGCGGGCTGGTCGCCAAGTACGTGGCCGACCTGCGCCGTCACGAGATGCTCTGA